The following are from one region of the Stanieria sp. NIES-3757 genome:
- the bioD gene encoding dithiobiotin synthetase produces MGILLITGTDTDVGKTILTIALVSYWQSYRFCRQLGLMKLMQTGTGDRELYQEMFAQEESLKIVTPISLAAPLAPPLAAVKENTSIDLGLVWQALNQLREQQDFVLIEALGGLGSPVTEELTVAHLAADWQLPTVLVVPVKLGAIAQAVANVALARSLKVNLRGIILSCSQPKNEAQLADLAPVDLIESLTQIPVLGTLPYLNETNNHEKLAQVAANLDLEFILPV; encoded by the coding sequence ATGGGGATATTACTGATTACTGGTACAGATACAGACGTTGGCAAAACAATCTTGACGATCGCTTTAGTTTCTTATTGGCAATCTTATCGATTTTGTCGCCAATTGGGATTAATGAAGCTCATGCAAACTGGTACAGGCGATCGCGAATTATACCAGGAAATGTTTGCCCAAGAAGAATCTCTGAAAATAGTTACTCCAATTAGTTTGGCAGCACCACTTGCTCCACCTTTGGCAGCAGTGAAGGAAAATACTTCGATTGATTTAGGTTTAGTTTGGCAAGCTTTGAATCAATTAAGAGAGCAACAAGATTTTGTTTTGATAGAGGCTTTGGGAGGATTAGGCTCTCCTGTAACCGAAGAATTAACGGTGGCTCATTTGGCTGCCGATTGGCAATTACCTACCGTCTTAGTTGTGCCAGTTAAATTAGGAGCGATCGCGCAAGCAGTAGCTAATGTTGCTTTGGCGCGTAGTCTGAAAGTAAATCTGAGAGGAATTATTTTAAGTTGTTCTCAACCAAAGAATGAGGCACAATTAGCAGACTTAGCCCCAGTTGATTTGATTGAATCTTTAACTCAAATTCCAGTTTTGGGAACTTTACCTTACCTTAATGAGACAAATAACCACGAGAAGCTAGCTCAAGTAGCTGCCAATCTCGACTTAGAGTTTATTTTGCCAGTTTAA